GCTTTTTTGCAAATACATCACAATGAGATAACCGCAGAACTGTTGATGTTATTGTGTTTTTTTGTAGGTATTGGTTTAAGCGCTTTTATTGATGCAGCCATACCTCAAGATGTGAATCCTCATGAACCCAAAAGCAACTCAGAACTCAATGTTTTAAAACCTCATACCCATGCTTCACATGCAGAACACACCCTGAAACGTACAGGGATTTTTACAGCTTTAGCCATTGGTATTCATAACTTTCCAGAAGGGTTTGCTACGTTTACGGCTTCTTTAGAAAATACTACATTGGGACTATCCATTGCCTTGGCTATTGCCATACATAATATTCCAGAGGGAATGTCTATATCTCTGCCTATATATTACTCAACGCAAAGTAAAAAGAAAGCGTTTTGGTATGCCACACTCTCTGGACTTGCTGAACCCATTGGAGCAGTGATTGGATTTTTTATTCTTTTCCCACTCATGCAAGAATCAACTTTGGCCATAACATTTGGTATGGTAGCTGGGATTATGATATACATCTCTTTTGATGAACTTCTCCCTGCCTCACGTATTTATGGTAATGCTCACACGACAATTTTAGGTATAACTTTAGGAATGGCAATTATGGCATTAAGTTTAGTTGCTTTTAAAACGGTTTAAGTTAGACTTTATTGTAAAAGATCTTCAAGGAGTTGACAATGGCACGAGTTGGAAATTCTATTATAAAAGGTATTGAAGTAAAAGAGGTGATTAAAATATTGAACAGAGCTTATGCCGATGAATGGTTGGCTTATTATCAATATTTTGTCGAAGCAAAAGTGGTCAAAGGTATCATGAAAGATGCAGCCATTGCAGAGCTCAATCAACATGCAACGGATGAACTGCGCCATGCCAATATGGTGGCAGATCGTATTCTGCAATTGGGTGGTACACCTCTTTTGCACCCCAAAGAGTGGTTTAAAAAGAGCAATTGCAGTTATGAAGCCCCTAAAGATTTTGATGTCGTTGAGATTTTAAATGATGCGATTAAAGGGGAACAATGTGCAATTAAAACCTACAGTGACATTCTTGAACTCACACATAATAAAGATATTGTTACGTATGATATTGTCAGTCAGATTTTAGCTGATGAGGTCGAACATGAAGAGGACTTACAAGCGCTTCATGATGACGTGACGGAGTTTATTACGGATTTAAAAAAATCACTTAAATGATCAACAAAGTGGATCTTCTCCACTTTGCCAACCATCCAAATATTTTTCAATGAGGTGGAAATCTTCACCACTGTGTTGAGTGAAAGTGATGTACTGATTTTTGGTTTGAATATCAAAGAGTTCATTGATAATACTCATATAACGTAAAGCAAGTTCCCTTCTTTTTTCGATGGTTCGGCCTTCTCTGATATCTAAGTTCATTAGACAAATATCATCTGTGGGATTGGCTCGACCAATTGTTAAGGCGTATTTCTCATACTCTCGAATAGATATAGCAATATGGTCCGTGCCTGTGTCCATAACTTCACTGAAATTTTCTCGTACTTTTTGAGCGAATTGCTCTTTTTTTTTAGAGCTAACGTTTATATTGAGTTCAAATTGTAAATGAGGCATTATGACTCCTTTTTTTAATTATATCAAAGTTTTAAAAAGGGAAGAAGCTTTTCTACACATAAACCCATAGCGGTACTTTCATACCCATGAACCTCTTTGATATAGGGTTTACAAAAACCTTCTACCATGATTGCTCCCGCTTTCCCC
The Candidatus Marinarcus aquaticus genome window above contains:
- the zupT gene encoding zinc transporter ZupT — translated: MDALTFDDYMLALLLTFLAGISTSIGAVLAFFSKAKNYKILSLGLGFSAGVMIYVSFAEILVKSKAAFLQIHHNEITAELLMLLCFFVGIGLSAFIDAAIPQDVNPHEPKSNSELNVLKPHTHASHAEHTLKRTGIFTALAIGIHNFPEGFATFTASLENTTLGLSIALAIAIHNIPEGMSISLPIYYSTQSKKKAFWYATLSGLAEPIGAVIGFFILFPLMQESTLAITFGMVAGIMIYISFDELLPASRIYGNAHTTILGITLGMAIMALSLVAFKTV
- a CDS encoding tautomerase — its product is MPHLQFELNINVSSKKKEQFAQKVRENFSEVMDTGTDHIAISIREYEKYALTIGRANPTDDICLMNLDIREGRTIEKRRELALRYMSIINELFDIQTKNQYITFTQHSGEDFHLIEKYLDGWQSGEDPLC
- a CDS encoding ferritin-like domain-containing protein translates to MARVGNSIIKGIEVKEVIKILNRAYADEWLAYYQYFVEAKVVKGIMKDAAIAELNQHATDELRHANMVADRILQLGGTPLLHPKEWFKKSNCSYEAPKDFDVVEILNDAIKGEQCAIKTYSDILELTHNKDIVTYDIVSQILADEVEHEEDLQALHDDVTEFITDLKKSLK